The Hymenobacter sp. DG25A nucleotide sequence GCCGGGTGTCTTCTACATCCCCATTCTGGATGCTACTACCTTCAACGTCACCTCGGGCATGGAGTCGCTGTTTCTGCACGAAGCCATTCCGGGCCATCATTACCAGACATCCCTGCAGCAGGAAAACACGGCACTGCCCAAGTTCCGGCGCTTTGCCTGGTACGGCGCCATGGGCGAAGGCTGGGCCCTGTACACCGAAAGCCTGGGTAAGGAACTGGGGCTCTACACCGACCCCTATCAGTACATGGGCGCCCTAGGCGACGAAATACACCGCGCCATCCGGCTGGTGGTAGACGTGGGCATGCACACCAAAAACATGACCCGCGAGCAGGCCATTAAATACATGATGGAAAACGAAGCCATTAGCGAAGACGGCGCCACGGCCGAGATTGAGCGCTACATGGCCATTCCGGGCCAGGCACTTTCCTACAAAGTAGGCGCCCTGAAAATCCGGGAGCTGCGCACCAAGTACGAGCAGCAGCTGGGCCCTAAGTTCAAGCTGAGCGACTTCCACGATGAGCTGCTGAAGGACGGCGTAATGCCCCTGGCCGTGCTGGAGCGCAAGATGGACGCCTGGGCCGCTACCCAGAAATAAGAACTCACGAAATTCAGATCTTCCTGCATAAAAAAAGGCCCGCCAGATATTCTGTCGGGCCTTTTTTTGTAAGATGATTGTCGGGTACTACTCTTCGCGGGTAGATGCCTGCTGCTCCGTAGACTGGCTGGGCATGCGCTGCACCGGGGACGAAGGGTCGTTGGGGGGGCCTTTGCGGGCCGCGTCGGTGGATGTTTTCATGTCGGCGGCGGAGCCGGTGCCGATGGGCGTTTGGGCGTCCTGCCCTTTGCTTACGCTGTCCAGGTTGGTATCGGTGGAGCGGGCCGGTGGAGCGTTGGTAAAGTCCTGGCTGGTTTGCGGGTCTTTGCCGGGGCTGTTGCTTCGGTCGCAGGACGAAAGCGCGGTGGCCGCTACCAGGGCCAGTACTATATGAGGCAGATGTTTCATAGGAAAGATAACTTGATGAAGAAGATACTAGGGCCCTGTATACGGCAGGAAGCTGCCGGAAGATGGCGCTGCCCGAGTTTTACTCCCGATTTCCAACTGGCTATTTAGCTCAGGCTCTTACGGCTTGCCCGGCACGGCAGCAGCGCAGGTGCACAGCACTTCCCGCTTAGGGTTCGCCACCTGATAGTTGGGCAGGGAAACCTCCTTCATATACACAACCTCCAGCTGCCGGATAGGCGTGGCAGGCAGCTTTTCCTGCCAGATGCGCAGCAGATAGTGGCAGAAGTAGGGCCGCATATAGGCGTTGTTGATGAACAAGTAATTCTCGGAGTACTTCCGCCACCGGTCATTCGCAAACAGGCTCACTACGGAGGCGGGCTTGCGGTAGTTTACCGGGGCGCCACCGTGGTTTAAATCCAGGCGCCGGCCATCGGTGGTTGTAGCCTCCAGAATATACCAGCCATCATCCTTAAACACCGTGGGCGCAAACATACCCCAGTGCTGATCCAGCCGGAACAGGTAGCCCAGCCAGCGGCTCTGGTCCGAAAACAGTCGGCGCGTGGGTGCCACGCTATCCACATTCCACCAGCAGATATACACCAGCAGGCCCAGCACCAGCCCCTCGCGCAGGCTGCGCAGCAGCTGCCGGCTACCGCGGTGCCCGTGCCAGGTAGCTTGCACCTGCAGGCTAAGTGGGCGGGGCCAACTGGCTATGCGGCTCCGCCAGGCGGCAGTGTGCAAGGCGGCCCGCTGCTGCAGACGTTGCAATGGCGGCAACCCGTGCCGTTCCAGCACCGCCAGCGCGGAAGCCGGCAGTAGTGCCAGCAAGGAGGCCAGGTTGATCAGGTAAAACAGCCCCACAAACAACGTCAGGCTGATACCAATATGAAAAAGGAAAAGCACGGTAACGAACAGCATGCGCCACCAGGCTACCCGGAAAGGGATAAACAGCGCAAAGGGCAGTAACATTTCAGTGTAGTAGGCGCCAAAAGTGAGCAGGCGTAGTAGCTCGCTATGCGGGTACAGCAGCCGGCCTACCGGCATCAGAATCTGGTCGAGGCTGAGCGCGTAGTAGAGGGCGGTGCCGTCCTGCGTCCATTCCGGGCCGTTTTTTAACAGCGCGGTGCACCAGTACAGCAGCGCCAGCTGCACGATATACGCCACCGTGGCGGCGCTGAAATACGTGAAGGAAGCCGGCAGTGGCTTGCGCCGCGCATCAAGCGAGTAGCACCGGCCCCAGGGCAAAAACATGCCCCAGAAGAGTAGCATCCGCAGTAAGTCGTCGCCACCCTGCAGAATAAGCGGGTTGCGGTTTTGTACTGAAACCAGCATCAGCCACGACAGCACCGTCATCCAGCGGGTGTGGTAGCCCAGCATCAGGGCGGCAGCAAACCCGGCCGCCACTAAAAACAGCAAAGCCTGCACCTGCCACAGCCCACTGCTGGTATGCAGGGAGAACTGATAGGGTGTCCAGCAATTGGCAAACAGCGCATGCAGGGGCAGCACACCCATGTTTGCGTAATGCGCCTCCAGGTCGGTGCTGCGAATGGCTAAGTCAGTCAGCAGCACGGCCGCCAGGGCAATACGCAACAGCCCCAGTGCCCGCAAATCCAGCGCAAACGGATTCTGGAAGAAAGCAGCGGCACGCGGCATAGAAAGCCAGGGCAAAGGGCGGGAGAAGTAAGAAAACGCAACGCGGCAGCCTACCAGAATGTCCTGCATTCCAATAGGCTGCCGTGTTAACTATGATAGAAGGGCAGCTGGGCTATTCAACGCGCACTAGCGGGTAGTAGAGCCACTGGTGGTACCCGAGGTGGTGCTGCTGGTAGTAGAGCCCGTAGTGGTACCGGAGGTGGTCATGCCCGTGGTGGAGCCTGAAGTAGTGCCCGAGGTTGTTCCTGTAGTTGTGCCCGTGGTTGTGGTGCCGGTGGTTGTGGTGCCTTCCATTCCGGTAGTAGTACCAGTGGTGGTGCCAGAAGTGGAAGTGCCGGAGGTGGTGCTCATATCAGTTCCGGTTGCGGGAGTAGTGCCCGTATCCGTCGACATGCTCCGGTTGCAAGAGCTTAAGGACAGGCCAGTGGACAGCGCGAGTACGGCTGCCAGTATAGCCACGGAGGCAAAGGACTTTTTCATAACAGGAATCAGTTAGTGAAAAGAAAAATAGTACTGAAACCCGACTGATATCAGACACACGCCCAATCAGTTGGTTTCTGCTAGTAGGGAATTAGGTAGCCCTGTTATACGCACCGTTGAGCCGGATGATTCACTTTTATTCTTGAATAAATACCGAATAAATAAAATGCGTATTCATGCGGATCCGTATGATGAACCTGATGTGCCTTTCAGCGTTGGGGAAGCGTAGCAGCATAAGGCCTGCACAAAAGTCAGCGTAGCTATATTTCAGGCCGAAACGTTTCCTTTATCTGTGAGTTGAATTCATGTAAGTATTCCCTCCTTTGCGGCATGACAGTTTCCCCGGCCATTGTTTTATTTGATGGAGTCTGTAATCTGTGCAACGGGTTTGTGCAGTTTGTGATTGAGCACGACCCCGCCGGCCATTTCCATTTTGCTGCTCTGCAGTCACCGGAGGGGCAGGCCCTGTTAGAGGCGCATGGCCATGCCGTGCCGGCCGGCGAGCCGGACTCAGTGCTGCTGCTGGAAAACGGGCGGCTGTACTCACATTCCACGGCGGCGTTGCGCATTGCCCGGCAGCTTACCTGGCCCTGGCGCTGGGGCTACGCCGCCATCTGGCTGCCGCAGCGCCTGCGCGATGCCGTGTACCGCTGGGTGGCCCGCCACCGCTACCAGTGGTTTGGCAAACAGGAGGCCTGCTGGCTGCCCACCCCGGAGTTGCGCGCCCGTTTTCTGGCCGGCTAACCTCCGGCCTTCATTTTTTGTTAATTGCCCGGGCGCACCCGCCCCGGTAGGTGCTCTTTTATACCTCTCACCCAAAATCCCCTCCCGCATGCAAGCACTTGTTCTCGATGGCATCAACCAGCCCCTGCAGCTCCGTGACGTTCCCCCTCCCTCAGCCGGCCCCGGTGAGCTACTCGTGCAAGTGCATGCCGCCGCCCTCAACCACCGCGACGTCTGGATTCAGAAGGGCCAGTATGCCGGCCTGCGGTTCCCCTGTATCCTGGGCTCCGATGGGGCCGGCCTAGTATCGGCCGTAGGGGAGGGTGTTTCGGCTGACTGGCTGGGCCAGAAAGTCCTCATCAATCCCGGGCACAACTGGGGCGAGAACCCGCGGGCCCAGGGAAAGGCCTTTACCATTGTAGGGCTGCCCGAGCAAGGTACTTTTGCCGAATACCTGCGGGTGCCGGCCCAGTATGTGCACCCTATGCCGCCTCACCTCACGTTTGCGCAGGCAGCCGCCCTGCCGCTGGCCGGCGTTACGGCTTACCGGGCAGTCTTCACGCGGGCTGGTCTGCAGGCCAATGAGCGGGTACTGGTTACGGGCATTGGCGGCGGCGTGGCCTTGCTGGCCATGCAAATGGCTGTGGCCCGGGGCGCGCAGGTGTGGGTTACTTCCGGCTCGGAGGAGAAAATAGCGCGCGCCGTAGCATTAGGCGCGCAGGGCGGCATCAACTACAAAACCGAAGGATGGGCCATGGCTTTGGCCAAGGAAGCCGGCGGCCCCTTTGATGTCATTGTGGATAGCGCCGCTGGTCCGGCCTTTGCCCAGTTGGTGGATGTAGCTGCTGCGGGCGGCCGCATTGTATTCTATGGGGGCACGCTGGGTGCCATACCCCAACTGCCACCGGCCAAAATATTCTGGAAGCAGCTATCCATCCTGGGTTCTACCATGGGTACCGAGCAGGATTTTGCCGAGCTGCTGGCGCTGGTAACCGAGCACCAGCTGAAGCCGGTAGTAGATGAAGTGCTGCCCCTGGACGAAGGCGAATCAGCCATGCGCCGCATGGATAATGGCCAGCAGTTCGGGAAGATTGTGCTTCAGATTATGGCCCAATAAAAACGCTTTAAATTATTTCCCGCAATCATTTTAATTTATTGATAATCAGTATATTAAAATGATAAAATATTGCTGAAAAGGACTCGAAAAAGGAATGAAGTAAGGGCACTTTCTGTTATAAATCGAACGACAATTAACGCTCTTCTTCCTTCTATGAAATCACCTGCTGATTACCTCAACGCGCCGGTTTTCTACCTTACGTATCCTACGGGGGAGGAAGCAGAATCGGCTCCGGTTGTAACGTATGATGATGCCTTGCGGGCCGTGGAAGCAGCCTTGGCCGATGCCGAGCAATACCGCTACCTGTTGATGCGCGCCTTGCGCCGCAATAACCAGGAAGCACCCACTGAAGCCGCTTCAACGCCGGTTGTATCCATGCGCCCTGTCTACTCCGAAG carries:
- a CDS encoding HTTM domain-containing protein — translated: MPRAAAFFQNPFALDLRALGLLRIALAAVLLTDLAIRSTDLEAHYANMGVLPLHALFANCWTPYQFSLHTSSGLWQVQALLFLVAAGFAAALMLGYHTRWMTVLSWLMLVSVQNRNPLILQGGDDLLRMLLFWGMFLPWGRCYSLDARRKPLPASFTYFSAATVAYIVQLALLYWCTALLKNGPEWTQDGTALYYALSLDQILMPVGRLLYPHSELLRLLTFGAYYTEMLLPFALFIPFRVAWWRMLFVTVLFLFHIGISLTLFVGLFYLINLASLLALLPASALAVLERHGLPPLQRLQQRAALHTAAWRSRIASWPRPLSLQVQATWHGHRGSRQLLRSLREGLVLGLLVYICWWNVDSVAPTRRLFSDQSRWLGYLFRLDQHWGMFAPTVFKDDGWYILEATTTDGRRLDLNHGGAPVNYRKPASVVSLFANDRWRKYSENYLFINNAYMRPYFCHYLLRIWQEKLPATPIRQLEVVYMKEVSLPNYQVANPKREVLCTCAAAVPGKP
- a CDS encoding zinc-binding alcohol dehydrogenase family protein, producing the protein MQALVLDGINQPLQLRDVPPPSAGPGELLVQVHAAALNHRDVWIQKGQYAGLRFPCILGSDGAGLVSAVGEGVSADWLGQKVLINPGHNWGENPRAQGKAFTIVGLPEQGTFAEYLRVPAQYVHPMPPHLTFAQAAALPLAGVTAYRAVFTRAGLQANERVLVTGIGGGVALLAMQMAVARGAQVWVTSGSEEKIARAVALGAQGGINYKTEGWAMALAKEAGGPFDVIVDSAAGPAFAQLVDVAAAGGRIVFYGGTLGAIPQLPPAKIFWKQLSILGSTMGTEQDFAELLALVTEHQLKPVVDEVLPLDEGESAMRRMDNGQQFGKIVLQIMAQ
- a CDS encoding thiol-disulfide oxidoreductase DCC family protein, which produces MTVSPAIVLFDGVCNLCNGFVQFVIEHDPAGHFHFAALQSPEGQALLEAHGHAVPAGEPDSVLLLENGRLYSHSTAALRIARQLTWPWRWGYAAIWLPQRLRDAVYRWVARHRYQWFGKQEACWLPTPELRARFLAG